From Heliomicrobium modesticaldum Ice1, a single genomic window includes:
- a CDS encoding complex I subunit 4 family protein has protein sequence MGFPLLTITLLAPIIGALVLVFVPQDEHKSIKWIAAFSMAVSLILTLYAYFAYDFALGGMQFTEDVVWVRELGVTYAMGVDGLSLPMLLLTNLIGFSAIFASWNQEKRPKVFFVLLLLLIAGVMGTFISRDLFIFFLFYEVVVIPIYIMVIIWGSSKRVTKEYAGMKLTIYLLIGSAFLLVGVIAIYLNAFPAGERTFLMEKLATANFSDSFQIFAFFLLAVGFGSLLSMFPFHSWSPDGYAGAPTAVSMIHAGVLKKIGGYGLIRLGLLTLPVGAKFWAPVIAFLAVANVAYAAMIALAQKDLKYVVGYSSVSHMGYVLIGLAALNVIGINGAVANMFAHGIMSALFFAMIGHLYEKTHTRWIPDMGGLAHQMPRVAIGFMMAGMASLGLPGLISFIPEFTIFVGSFSVYKVLAIIAISGIIITALYTLRMIADVLFGPRRSEFDHLQDAKGAELVPLLVLGSVLVLGGMFPHLLMDMVNSGVEPLVAAFLAKLGAAPMIGGGF, from the coding sequence ATGGGCTTCCCTTTGCTGACCATCACGCTGTTGGCGCCGATCATCGGAGCCTTGGTGCTGGTGTTCGTTCCGCAGGATGAGCATAAGTCGATCAAGTGGATCGCCGCCTTTTCTATGGCTGTGTCTCTGATCCTCACCTTGTACGCCTATTTCGCCTATGACTTTGCCCTCGGGGGTATGCAGTTTACGGAAGATGTGGTCTGGGTGAGGGAACTGGGCGTCACCTACGCGATGGGCGTCGACGGCCTCTCGCTGCCCATGCTGTTGCTCACCAACCTGATCGGCTTCAGCGCCATCTTCGCCTCCTGGAACCAAGAAAAACGGCCGAAAGTCTTCTTTGTCCTCCTGCTTCTGCTTATCGCCGGGGTCATGGGCACCTTCATCAGCCGCGACCTCTTCATCTTCTTCCTCTTCTATGAAGTGGTGGTCATCCCCATCTATATCATGGTGATCATCTGGGGCTCCAGCAAGCGGGTCACCAAAGAGTATGCAGGTATGAAGCTGACCATCTACCTGCTCATCGGGTCAGCCTTCCTGCTCGTCGGCGTCATCGCTATCTACCTGAACGCCTTCCCGGCTGGTGAGCGCACCTTCCTCATGGAAAAACTGGCGACGGCGAATTTCAGCGACTCCTTCCAGATCTTCGCTTTCTTCTTGCTTGCCGTCGGTTTCGGGTCGTTGCTCTCCATGTTCCCCTTCCACTCCTGGTCGCCCGACGGCTACGCCGGCGCACCGACTGCCGTCTCCATGATCCACGCCGGTGTCTTGAAGAAGATCGGCGGCTACGGTCTCATCCGTCTTGGTCTTTTGACCTTGCCGGTGGGGGCCAAGTTCTGGGCACCTGTTATCGCTTTCCTGGCTGTGGCCAACGTGGCCTATGCGGCGATGATCGCCTTGGCTCAGAAGGACCTCAAGTATGTCGTCGGTTACTCCTCAGTGAGCCACATGGGCTATGTGCTGATCGGCCTGGCGGCGCTGAACGTCATCGGCATCAACGGCGCCGTCGCCAACATGTTCGCTCATGGCATCATGTCGGCCCTCTTCTTCGCCATGATCGGCCATCTCTACGAAAAAACCCACACCCGTTGGATCCCCGATATGGGCGGTCTGGCCCACCAGATGCCTCGGGTGGCCATCGGCTTTATGATGGCGGGCATGGCCTCGCTCGGACTGCCGGGTCTGATCTCCTTCATCCCCGAGTTCACCATCTTTGTCGGCTCCTTCTCTGTCTACAAGGTCCTGGCTATCATCGCCATCTCCGGCATCATCATCACCGCTCTCTATACCTTGCGGATGATCGCCGATGTGCTCTTCGGACCGCGACGCTCCGAATTTGACCACCTGCAGGACGCGAAGGGCGCCGAACTGGTGCCGTTGCTCGTCCTCGGCTCCGTTCTGGTCCTGGGCGGCATGTTCCCGCACCTGCTGATGGATATGGTCAATTCCGGCGTCGAGCCCCTGGTGGCGGCCTTCCTGGCCAAATTGGGCGCCGCCCCCATGATCGGAGGTGGCTTCTGA
- a CDS encoding NADH-quinone oxidoreductase subunit N yields the protein MNFSLLTTEMLTALLGIGLLAIGLLNRKKDSHRGVAYAAVFGLLGILVVTFFQYGINTNTFHQLWILDDYSVFMKEIFLVAAILVILSAIDYVDGLPRFKTEFYALLVFATLGMMVMASANDLVTLYVGMELMTITFFILVAYILGDGRSSEAGVKYLLLGGASSAVLLYGLSLLYGLTGTTVIPDLLARLTWSPALAIAVVTIIAGFGFKISAVPFHMWSPDIYEGAPTPVTGFLAAASKAAGFAVLVRLFLEGMPLQGGADWLTVIAVLAGVTMVIGNVVAIPQTNIKRMLAYSSVAQAGYLLVGLMSTDAPGVKGILFYAMLYVVANMGAFAVATAVGRAIGSDEIADYAGLSQRQPLLASVMTISLLSLAGIPPLAGFVGKLYLFSAIMDKGVLWPAFLGFVMSMVSVYYYLNVSLYMWRDDPKDDRPIPVSGPMKLTVIFSMVVTVILGIYPGPLAEVATVAAKSLF from the coding sequence ATGAATTTTAGTCTGCTCACGACAGAAATGCTGACGGCTTTGCTGGGCATCGGGTTGCTGGCCATCGGCTTGCTCAACCGGAAAAAAGATAGTCATCGCGGCGTCGCCTATGCGGCTGTCTTCGGCCTGTTGGGTATCCTCGTGGTCACCTTCTTCCAGTATGGCATCAACACCAACACCTTCCACCAACTCTGGATCCTGGACGATTACTCCGTTTTCATGAAGGAGATCTTCCTCGTCGCCGCGATCCTCGTCATCTTGTCGGCCATCGACTATGTAGATGGACTGCCCCGATTTAAGACCGAGTTCTACGCGTTGCTCGTCTTTGCCACCCTGGGCATGATGGTCATGGCTTCGGCAAACGACCTGGTCACTCTCTATGTCGGCATGGAACTGATGACAATCACTTTCTTCATTCTCGTCGCATATATCCTTGGCGACGGCCGTTCCTCGGAGGCGGGTGTCAAGTACCTGCTACTCGGCGGCGCTTCTTCGGCAGTGTTGCTCTATGGGTTGAGCCTCCTCTATGGCTTGACAGGTACCACGGTCATCCCCGACCTGCTGGCGCGGCTCACCTGGAGCCCTGCGCTGGCGATCGCCGTCGTCACCATCATTGCCGGTTTCGGCTTTAAGATCTCTGCTGTGCCTTTTCACATGTGGTCGCCTGACATCTACGAAGGTGCCCCGACGCCGGTCACCGGCTTCCTGGCGGCAGCCTCCAAAGCGGCCGGTTTTGCTGTCCTGGTTCGTCTATTTCTGGAAGGTATGCCCCTTCAGGGCGGCGCCGACTGGCTGACGGTCATTGCAGTTTTGGCTGGCGTCACCATGGTGATCGGCAACGTTGTCGCCATCCCCCAGACCAATATCAAACGAATGCTGGCCTATTCCTCTGTCGCTCAGGCCGGCTACCTGTTGGTCGGTCTCATGTCGACAGACGCTCCCGGCGTGAAGGGCATTCTCTTCTACGCTATGCTTTATGTGGTCGCTAACATGGGCGCCTTTGCTGTTGCTACTGCCGTCGGTCGGGCTATCGGATCTGATGAGATTGCTGATTATGCCGGACTGTCTCAGCGACAGCCTCTTCTGGCATCGGTGATGACCATCAGCCTGCTCTCGCTGGCCGGTATCCCGCCTCTTGCCGGTTTTGTCGGCAAGCTGTACCTTTTTTCGGCTATCATGGACAAGGGCGTCCTCTGGCCGGCCTTCCTTGGCTTCGTCATGTCCATGGTCTCCGTCTACTACTATCTGAATGTGTCCCTCTATATGTGGCGCGATGACCCGAAGGACGACCGGCCTATACCTGTTTCTGGCCCCATGAAGCTGACGGTCATCTTCTCCATGGTCGTGACTGTCATCCTGGGTATCTACCCGGGTCCGTTGGCAGAAGTGGCGACGGTGGCTGCGAAATCGCTTTTCTAA
- a CDS encoding YraN family protein, producing MNRVLLGRWGEERALQHLLGLGWSLICQNYRTPRGEIDLILRESNWIVFVEVRTRSSERFGRGEETVDYRKRRRLMATAGHFLGTYQGPPGDPRFDLISILRLDSGEEQLQHIRGMFTP from the coding sequence ATGAACCGCGTTCTTCTGGGGCGATGGGGAGAAGAGAGGGCGCTGCAACACCTGCTGGGGCTGGGTTGGTCCTTGATCTGTCAGAATTATCGGACGCCCCGAGGCGAGATCGACTTGATCCTCCGAGAGTCGAATTGGATCGTCTTTGTGGAGGTTCGTACCCGGTCGTCGGAGCGTTTCGGGAGAGGCGAGGAGACGGTCGATTATCGCAAGCGCCGCAGACTGATGGCTACGGCAGGCCATTTTTTGGGCACTTATCAGGGCCCTCCGGGAGATCCCCGGTTTGATCTGATCAGCATTCTTCGCCTGGATAGTGGGGAGGAACAGTTACAGCACATCCGAGGGATGTTTACACCGTGA
- a CDS encoding YifB family Mg chelatase-like AAA ATPase: MLARVHSVVLEGLNAQPIEVEVDVANGLPAFDLVGLPATAVREARERVRSALRNSGFEFPLRRITVNLAPADVRKDGSGLDVPIAIGILAATGQIDASRLRDWFLVGELALDGAIRPVSGVLAMAWGLARTWQRRLEGIEGDICKESLHKTKVRGGATLMKLLVPEANLAEASRVNGIEAVGAALLKTAVECLIGQSPTFSPVASQKRQVRKALYSRASANTVGLFPSGIPDLAAVRGQTVAKRALEIAAAGGHNLVLIGPPGTGKTMLARCLPGILPPMTDEEAMETTMIYSVAGALPEGVGWVDSRPFRTPHHYTTMAALVGGGRPPRPGEISLAHNGVLFMDEWPEFSREALEAMRQPLEDGQVTIARQGGAVTFPARFMLLTAMNPCPCGHLGDPEKECLCSPVSVERYRNRISGPLWDRMDLQVAVTRPTYKELVDATTGPLAGEESSETVLNRVIEARKRQWHRNRALTQRLPLLQNQPAVCNAHLDAESLKKVAELDSESETLLSQAYRRLGLSGRGLHRILKVARTIADLDGAERIGRIHLAEALRFRL; the protein is encoded by the coding sequence TTGCTCGCCCGCGTCCATAGCGTTGTATTAGAAGGACTGAACGCGCAGCCGATTGAAGTGGAGGTCGATGTGGCCAATGGTCTTCCGGCCTTCGACCTTGTCGGTTTGCCTGCTACGGCTGTGCGGGAGGCCCGAGAGAGGGTTCGATCAGCCTTACGCAACAGCGGTTTCGAGTTTCCTTTGCGACGGATCACTGTCAACCTAGCGCCTGCTGATGTGCGCAAGGATGGTTCGGGACTCGATGTACCTATTGCCATTGGGATTCTGGCGGCGACCGGCCAAATCGATGCAAGTCGTCTTCGGGACTGGTTTCTCGTGGGGGAATTGGCCCTCGATGGCGCCATTCGACCTGTGAGCGGCGTACTGGCCATGGCATGGGGACTGGCTCGAACCTGGCAGAGGAGATTGGAAGGTATAGAAGGAGATATATGTAAAGAAAGCCTCCATAAAACAAAGGTGCGCGGCGGCGCTACATTGATGAAGTTGCTTGTGCCCGAAGCCAATCTTGCCGAGGCTTCTCGGGTCAACGGGATCGAGGCTGTTGGTGCCGCTCTATTAAAAACTGCTGTAGAATGCCTGATAGGCCAATCACCTACCTTTTCTCCCGTTGCTTCTCAGAAAAGACAAGTGAGAAAGGCTCTCTATTCACGGGCATCAGCCAACACTGTGGGACTGTTCCCCTCGGGCATACCTGACTTGGCCGCTGTACGCGGCCAAACTGTCGCCAAGCGAGCACTGGAGATCGCCGCTGCCGGCGGGCACAATCTGGTCCTCATCGGACCGCCCGGAACGGGGAAAACGATGTTAGCCCGTTGCCTGCCCGGGATCCTTCCGCCGATGACCGACGAGGAAGCGATGGAAACGACAATGATTTACTCCGTCGCCGGCGCTTTGCCGGAAGGCGTCGGATGGGTGGACAGCCGGCCTTTTCGGACACCCCACCATTACACGACAATGGCGGCCCTTGTCGGCGGAGGGCGTCCGCCTCGACCCGGCGAGATCAGCCTGGCCCACAACGGTGTTCTGTTTATGGACGAGTGGCCTGAATTTTCACGGGAGGCACTGGAGGCGATGCGCCAGCCTTTAGAAGACGGGCAGGTCACTATCGCCCGACAAGGCGGCGCCGTCACCTTCCCTGCCCGTTTCATGTTGCTGACAGCCATGAATCCCTGTCCCTGCGGCCATCTCGGCGATCCCGAGAAGGAGTGCCTCTGCTCTCCTGTCTCAGTAGAGCGTTATCGCAACCGGATTTCAGGACCCCTGTGGGACCGGATGGACCTGCAGGTGGCGGTGACCCGTCCCACCTATAAGGAACTCGTCGATGCTACGACAGGGCCTCTAGCGGGAGAGGAGAGTTCGGAGACCGTCTTAAACCGGGTGATCGAGGCCCGGAAGCGGCAGTGGCATCGCAACCGAGCGCTAACACAGCGTCTGCCGCTGTTACAGAATCAACCAGCCGTCTGCAATGCCCACTTGGATGCTGAATCGTTAAAAAAAGTTGCGGAACTTGACAGCGAAAGCGAGACTTTGTTATCGCAAGCCTACCGGCGTCTTGGACTGAGCGGCCGGGGGTTGCATCGCATCTTGAAGGTTGCTCGGACTATAGCTGATTTAGACGGCGCTGAGAGAATCGGCCGGATCCACTTGGCGGAGGCGTTGCGTTTTCGGTTGTAA
- the dprA gene encoding DNA-processing protein DprA → MTHPPALSERDSWIALSALPGIGPRRFYALLGHFGTARNAWLAADERWDGVAGLSRQGWERTLQARRRADRVTVLLRRLTQGDIAAVLLIDEQYPALLRSIPDPPPVLYVRGKLTAEDESAFAIVGTRKPSAYGVKACAAIARDLAQHGRTVVSGMARGIDGIAHQSALEAGGRTIAVLAGGVDVIYPPEHGKLASRIVEQGALVSEYPPGKRPEPGTFPVRNRIISGLSNGVIVVEAGEKSGALITADQALEQGRDVFAVPGPITLPQSIGTNRLIQQGAKLVITVEDILDEVQRQLTLPLSAPAHSSDEQLSENRLSSDQSEAERRILEILDWEPRSADELAARLGLSGSEVAAALTLLELKGRVQMERGGGFVAV, encoded by the coding sequence ATGACCCACCCTCCGGCTTTATCAGAGCGGGATAGTTGGATTGCGCTGTCCGCGCTGCCCGGTATCGGACCTCGGCGGTTTTATGCCCTCTTAGGGCATTTTGGCACGGCCCGCAACGCTTGGCTGGCCGCAGATGAGCGCTGGGACGGTGTGGCCGGTCTAAGCCGGCAGGGTTGGGAGCGAACGTTGCAGGCGAGGCGGCGCGCCGATCGGGTGACTGTGCTGTTGCGCCGCCTTACCCAGGGTGATATTGCCGCCGTCCTCCTTATCGATGAACAATATCCCGCGCTCTTGCGCAGTATTCCCGACCCACCGCCTGTACTGTATGTGCGAGGAAAGCTCACGGCCGAAGATGAATCAGCCTTCGCCATCGTAGGCACTCGCAAGCCCTCTGCATACGGCGTGAAAGCCTGCGCTGCCATTGCCAGGGACCTGGCGCAACATGGACGAACGGTCGTCAGCGGCATGGCCCGCGGCATCGACGGGATCGCCCATCAAAGCGCCCTGGAGGCGGGAGGACGAACGATTGCCGTCTTGGCCGGAGGCGTCGACGTCATCTATCCGCCGGAACATGGCAAATTGGCCAGCCGTATCGTGGAACAGGGCGCATTGGTGAGCGAATACCCGCCGGGGAAGCGTCCCGAACCGGGTACTTTTCCGGTGCGCAACCGGATTATTTCAGGGCTCTCGAACGGTGTCATCGTCGTCGAGGCGGGGGAGAAATCAGGTGCGTTGATCACCGCCGATCAGGCTTTGGAGCAGGGGCGCGATGTCTTTGCTGTGCCGGGGCCGATCACACTGCCACAGAGCATAGGGACGAACCGGTTGATCCAGCAGGGCGCCAAGTTGGTCATCACCGTCGAAGACATCCTCGATGAGGTCCAACGTCAACTGACCCTGCCCTTATCCGCGCCTGCACACTCTTCCGACGAACAACTTTCGGAGAATCGGCTTTCATCTGATCAGTCCGAGGCGGAGCGCCGGATTCTGGAAATCCTTGACTGGGAGCCGAGAAGCGCTGATGAGTTGGCCGCCCGGTTGGGTCTTTCTGGGTCGGAGGTGGCTGCGGCCTTGACACTGCTGGAATTGAAGGGGCGCGTTCAAATGGAGCGGGGCGGCGGTTTTGTCGCCGTCTAG
- the topA gene encoding type I DNA topoisomerase — MSNKVLVIVESPAKAKTIGKFLGRRYQVKASMGHVRDLPKSQFGVDVDGGFNPKYITIRGKGELLKELRTAAKKSDQILLGPDPDREGEAIAWHLAQVLGVDEHTPCRIEFNEITKSAIQKAVKKPRPIDTNRVEAQQARRILDRLVGYNLSPLLWRKIRKGLSAGRVQSVAVRLISDREEEINDFTPDEYWSLTAELKAVKGNLQARLVRQDENKLEIKSREEMDRILGELAGQVFAVSEVKRKEKRRNPSPPFTTSSLQQEAYRKLGFTARKTMMIAQQLYEGLDLGKEGTVGLVTYIRTDSVRVSDGAVEEVRQHIQTRFGSDYLPAEPRVYENKGKIQNAHEAIRPTSVTREPETLKAVVTNDQYKLYKLIYERFISSQMSSAIMDTTTIEIKAGAFGFRASGAVLKFPGFMKVYIEGRDDDSKEEEGLLPEVSVDEKLDLQKLEPKQHFTQPPPRYSEATLVRALEERGIGRPSTYAPIIETIVARGYVVREDKQFYLTELGEVVVDLLKEHFPDIIDVEFTADMEAKLDAIEEGAADWRRILRDFYEPFRETLEEAEEKIGEIEIADEVTDQRCEVCGANLVIKQGRFGRFLACPRFPECRFTKPLLEEIGVPCPKCDGHVVIRRTKKGRKFFGCANYPECDYVSWERPTNVPCPLCDKPLVQKESKKLGTRRVCITEGCGYEEAVSDGEKGASTGWPVGDPRAQGGPGERRELAEPGVP, encoded by the coding sequence TTGTCCAATAAGGTGCTTGTCATCGTCGAATCGCCTGCCAAAGCGAAAACCATCGGCAAGTTTCTCGGTCGCCGCTACCAGGTGAAGGCCTCCATGGGCCATGTGCGCGATTTGCCCAAAAGCCAATTTGGCGTCGATGTAGACGGGGGCTTTAACCCCAAGTACATCACCATCCGGGGCAAAGGAGAACTGTTGAAAGAACTCCGGACAGCCGCTAAAAAGTCGGACCAGATCCTGCTCGGGCCTGACCCTGATCGGGAGGGAGAGGCCATTGCCTGGCACCTGGCGCAGGTCCTTGGTGTTGATGAACATACACCCTGCCGCATTGAATTCAATGAGATCACCAAGTCGGCGATACAAAAGGCCGTCAAAAAACCGCGGCCCATCGATACGAACCGCGTTGAGGCCCAACAGGCCCGCCGCATCCTCGATCGGCTTGTCGGTTACAACCTCAGCCCGCTTCTTTGGCGCAAAATCCGCAAAGGCCTCTCCGCCGGGCGAGTGCAGTCGGTGGCGGTGCGGTTGATCAGCGATAGGGAAGAGGAGATCAACGATTTCACGCCTGACGAGTACTGGTCCCTGACGGCGGAGTTGAAAGCCGTCAAGGGGAACCTGCAGGCGCGGCTCGTCCGGCAGGATGAGAACAAGTTGGAGATCAAGAGCCGCGAAGAGATGGACCGGATCCTGGGGGAACTGGCCGGGCAGGTCTTTGCCGTCAGCGAGGTTAAGCGGAAGGAAAAGCGCCGCAACCCGTCGCCACCTTTCACCACCAGTTCCTTGCAGCAAGAGGCCTATCGCAAACTCGGTTTTACGGCCCGCAAGACCATGATGATTGCTCAGCAGTTGTATGAAGGTCTTGACCTGGGCAAAGAGGGCACCGTCGGTCTTGTCACCTATATCCGCACCGATTCGGTGCGCGTTTCCGACGGCGCCGTCGAAGAGGTCCGCCAGCACATCCAGACCCGTTTCGGCTCCGATTACCTGCCTGCAGAGCCGCGCGTCTACGAAAACAAGGGCAAAATCCAAAACGCTCACGAGGCGATCCGGCCTACCTCAGTGACGCGCGAACCGGAGACGTTGAAAGCAGTCGTGACCAACGACCAGTATAAATTATACAAATTGATTTATGAACGTTTTATTTCCAGCCAGATGAGTTCTGCCATTATGGATACGACGACGATCGAGATCAAGGCGGGAGCCTTCGGTTTCCGCGCTTCCGGCGCGGTGCTCAAGTTCCCCGGCTTCATGAAGGTCTATATCGAGGGGCGAGATGACGACAGCAAGGAAGAGGAAGGCCTCCTCCCCGAGGTGAGCGTCGACGAGAAACTGGACCTGCAGAAGCTTGAGCCGAAGCAGCATTTCACTCAGCCGCCGCCGCGCTACAGCGAAGCGACCCTCGTCCGTGCGCTAGAGGAACGAGGGATTGGGCGTCCCTCCACCTATGCGCCGATCATCGAGACCATCGTCGCCCGCGGTTATGTGGTTCGTGAGGATAAGCAGTTTTACTTGACCGAACTGGGCGAGGTCGTCGTCGATCTATTGAAGGAACATTTCCCCGACATTATTGATGTCGAGTTTACGGCTGACATGGAAGCGAAGCTGGACGCCATCGAGGAAGGTGCCGCTGATTGGAGGCGCATCCTCCGTGATTTTTATGAACCTTTCCGAGAGACCCTGGAGGAAGCCGAAGAAAAGATCGGCGAGATCGAGATCGCCGATGAGGTGACCGACCAACGGTGCGAAGTCTGCGGCGCCAACCTGGTCATCAAACAGGGGCGGTTTGGCCGCTTCTTGGCATGCCCCCGTTTTCCCGAATGCCGGTTCACCAAGCCGTTGCTGGAGGAAATCGGTGTGCCCTGTCCCAAATGTGACGGTCATGTCGTCATCCGGCGAACGAAAAAAGGTCGCAAATTTTTCGGTTGCGCCAACTATCCTGAATGTGATTACGTCTCCTGGGAGCGGCCGACCAATGTGCCCTGTCCCCTCTGTGACAAACCGCTGGTGCAAAAGGAGTCCAAAAAGTTGGGGACCCGCCGCGTCTGCATCACCGAAGGATGCGGCTATGAAGAGGCGGTTTCTGATGGAGAGAAGGGAGCTTCGACTGGATGGCCAGTCGGGGATCCCAGAGCACAAGGGGGACCTGGTGAACGGCGTGAACTCGCTGAACCTGGTGTGCCGTAA
- the trmFO gene encoding methylenetetrahydrofolate--tRNA-(uracil(54)-C(5))-methyltransferase (FADH(2)-oxidizing) TrmFO → MTVTIIGAGLAGAEAAWQIVRQGVPVQLFEMRPTEMTPAHKTGNFAELVCSNSLRGAALENAVGLLKEEMRRLGSLIMEAADAHAVPAGGALAVDREGFSACITEKLVNHPRITLCREEIREIPAARPLIIASGPLTSPALSRAIQGLTGEDYFYFYDAAAPIVYAESVDLSVAFWASRYDKGDADYLNCPMDESEYDRFYEALVTAEAHPLKEFEKEIYFEGCMPVEVMAKRGKQTLLFGPLKPVGLIDPRTGRRPFAVVQLRKENRQGSMYNLVGFQTHLKWPEQKRVFRMIPGLEQAEFVRYGVMHRNTFINSPTLLLPTYQLRKDPSVFFAGQITGVEGYVESAAAGLVAGLNAARLVQGRSPLRFPPETAIGALPAYITTAEAKHFQPMNVTYGLFPPLVEKVKGKRPRQQAHARRALESLERFMAENLIVKEI, encoded by the coding sequence TTGACAGTGACGATCATCGGGGCGGGGCTTGCCGGTGCGGAAGCGGCTTGGCAGATTGTCCGGCAGGGAGTGCCCGTCCAGCTCTTCGAGATGCGTCCCACCGAGATGACGCCGGCCCACAAGACAGGCAATTTTGCCGAACTGGTCTGTTCGAACTCCTTGCGCGGGGCCGCCCTGGAGAACGCCGTCGGTCTTTTGAAGGAAGAGATGCGCCGGCTCGGTTCGCTGATCATGGAAGCCGCCGATGCCCATGCGGTGCCTGCCGGCGGGGCGTTGGCCGTCGATCGGGAAGGCTTTTCCGCCTGTATCACGGAAAAGTTGGTCAACCATCCCCGGATCACCTTGTGCCGGGAGGAGATCCGGGAAATCCCCGCTGCCCGACCCCTGATCATCGCGTCAGGCCCTTTGACCTCACCGGCCCTGTCTCGAGCCATCCAGGGTCTCACCGGTGAGGACTATTTCTACTTTTACGACGCCGCCGCGCCCATCGTCTATGCCGAATCGGTCGATCTGTCGGTGGCTTTCTGGGCCTCCCGCTACGACAAAGGCGACGCCGATTACCTCAATTGTCCCATGGACGAGAGTGAGTATGATCGGTTCTACGAAGCCCTCGTAACGGCTGAAGCCCATCCCCTGAAAGAGTTTGAAAAAGAGATCTACTTTGAGGGTTGCATGCCTGTCGAAGTGATGGCCAAAAGGGGAAAACAGACCCTCCTTTTCGGCCCCCTCAAACCGGTCGGGCTGATCGATCCGCGGACAGGCAGGCGCCCTTTTGCCGTCGTCCAGCTGCGCAAAGAGAACCGGCAAGGGTCCATGTATAATCTGGTCGGTTTTCAGACCCATCTTAAGTGGCCCGAACAGAAACGGGTCTTTCGCATGATCCCCGGTTTAGAGCAGGCGGAGTTCGTCCGCTATGGCGTCATGCACCGCAACACCTTCATCAACAGCCCCACGCTCTTGTTGCCGACGTACCAACTCCGCAAGGATCCGTCTGTATTTTTCGCCGGCCAGATCACCGGGGTGGAAGGGTATGTCGAATCAGCCGCTGCCGGTCTTGTGGCGGGATTGAATGCCGCCCGCCTCGTCCAGGGACGGAGTCCGCTCCGATTCCCGCCGGAAACGGCCATCGGCGCGTTGCCGGCTTACATCACCACTGCCGAGGCGAAGCACTTTCAGCCGATGAACGTCACCTACGGACTTTTTCCTCCGTTGGTGGAAAAAGTGAAAGGCAAAAGGCCTCGCCAGCAGGCCCACGCCCGCCGGGCGCTCGAGTCGTTGGAGCGGTTTATGGCAGAAAACCTTATTGTAAAGGAAATATAA
- the xerC gene encoding tyrosine recombinase XerC has translation MGEEKCGKVSEKVNQKEEQSDAGNVNPPVAQNTQAPTAEWDCWIDRYLRYLAAEGNHAIHTRSAYASDLAQLIELLEQTDSGVPRLPEVSADRLRLCITRLYAVGMERSSLARKLAAWRGFFRYLVREGQLTSHPMKRLKSPKLGRPLPKTLSESEVSCLLSAAERRGDEPLALRNLAMVELFYASGLRVAELCGLDLGSVDAGLGYVRVLGKGGKERIVPVGEQALEAISRYLKQGRPALARRQREVSPALFLNHRGRRLSVRGAQDILSRIADGAALERGISPHTLRHTFATHLLDGGADLRSVQEMLGHAKLSTTQIYTHVSAERLKEIYHKTHPRA, from the coding sequence ATGGGCGAAGAAAAGTGCGGGAAGGTCTCTGAGAAGGTGAATCAGAAGGAGGAGCAGAGTGATGCAGGGAACGTGAACCCTCCTGTCGCGCAAAACACCCAGGCGCCGACCGCTGAGTGGGACTGTTGGATCGATCGCTACCTGCGCTACCTTGCCGCCGAAGGCAATCACGCCATCCACACCCGCAGCGCCTATGCCAGCGACCTGGCGCAACTGATCGAGCTGCTGGAACAGACCGACTCCGGTGTGCCTCGTCTCCCTGAAGTGTCCGCTGATCGCCTGCGCCTGTGCATTACCCGCCTCTATGCCGTCGGGATGGAGCGATCGTCGCTGGCGCGAAAGCTGGCCGCCTGGCGTGGTTTTTTTCGTTACCTGGTACGGGAGGGCCAACTGACCAGTCACCCCATGAAACGGCTTAAGTCGCCTAAGCTGGGCAGGCCGCTCCCTAAGACGCTGAGCGAATCAGAGGTTTCATGCCTCCTCTCGGCTGCCGAGAGAAGAGGCGATGAACCGCTGGCATTGCGCAACCTGGCCATGGTGGAACTGTTTTACGCCTCCGGTTTGCGGGTAGCGGAACTGTGCGGGCTCGATCTGGGCAGCGTCGACGCAGGCCTGGGCTATGTTCGCGTCCTTGGCAAGGGCGGAAAAGAACGGATCGTGCCTGTGGGAGAACAGGCGCTGGAGGCGATCAGTCGCTACCTGAAGCAGGGACGGCCTGCGTTGGCGCGGCGGCAGCGTGAGGTGTCGCCGGCTCTCTTTTTAAACCACCGGGGACGGCGACTCAGTGTGCGCGGCGCCCAGGACATCCTCTCCCGGATCGCCGACGGCGCCGCACTAGAGCGTGGGATCAGCCCCCATACGCTGCGCCACACCTTTGCCACCCATCTCCTCGACGGTGGCGCCGACCTTCGTTCGGTGCAAGAGATGCTTGGCCATGCCAAACTATCGACTACCCAAATATATACCCATGTATCGGCCGAACGGCTGAAAGAGATATACCACAAAACCCATCCGCGGGCATAA